In Persicimonas caeni, a single window of DNA contains:
- a CDS encoding HugZ family pyridoxamine 5'-phosphate oxidase, translating into MSEQAQAEEKRLTHAESARTMLAAARRGVLSTLESEEGHPYGSLAEFVATDEGDAIFLLSDLAEHTHNFKADARASLFIAPGMADGRPLALERVTLVGEIEPVEDRDAYRDAYLEAHPHAAGYIDFSDFAFWRLRVEKARYIGGFGRMSWVGEEAYRAASPDAIALGSAGAVEHMNDDHTDAILDYVRAFSDIEAPTSARMVALDRYGFDIQAATEDGRERVVRVHFDAPLRGPGQVRKAMVEMVQKARAQLS; encoded by the coding sequence ATGTCCGAACAAGCCCAAGCCGAAGAAAAACGCCTCACTCACGCCGAATCGGCGCGCACCATGCTCGCCGCAGCCCGTCGAGGCGTGCTCTCGACGCTCGAGTCCGAAGAAGGGCACCCCTATGGATCGTTGGCCGAATTCGTGGCCACCGATGAAGGGGATGCGATCTTCTTGCTGAGCGATCTGGCCGAGCATACCCACAACTTCAAGGCCGACGCACGCGCCTCGCTCTTCATCGCTCCGGGCATGGCCGACGGCCGCCCTCTGGCGCTCGAGCGGGTCACCCTCGTGGGCGAGATCGAGCCGGTCGAGGACCGCGACGCCTACCGCGACGCTTATCTGGAGGCCCACCCGCACGCCGCCGGCTACATCGACTTTTCCGACTTCGCCTTCTGGCGCCTGCGCGTCGAGAAGGCGCGGTATATCGGCGGTTTCGGCCGCATGAGCTGGGTCGGCGAAGAGGCCTACCGCGCCGCCTCGCCCGACGCGATCGCGCTGGGCTCCGCCGGCGCCGTCGAGCACATGAACGACGACCACACCGACGCGATCCTCGACTACGTGCGCGCCTTCTCCGACATCGAAGCGCCCACGAGCGCCCGCATGGTCGCCCTCGACCGCTACGGCTTCGACATTCAGGCGGCCACCGAAGACGGCCGCGAGCGCGTGGTGCGCGTGCACTTCGACGCGCCTCTCCGCGGGCCCGGACAGGTCAGAAAGGCGATGGTCGAAATGGTGCAAAAGGCGCGGGCTCAGCTCAGCTGA
- a CDS encoding DUF7107 domain-containing protein, giving the protein MSRRRFLPFAFLLALFALLLLNSCGRSVLGDRCQTDADCDAGAQCIGNYCSQPVACIDSTDCADGEICRAGVCTVPVDSCTVDSDCDEGEVCVDGACQIDEVCQTDADCDEGEVCNADTGQCVGSECEDDFDCSFGEVCVDGVCEDDCACATDEDCPFGYVCDGCECRQRGECTSDQDCADGEYCNADNICVEIPPECEIDDDCTDGMICEDGSCRLGCRQDRDCPPTTVCEDGVCVAECFENSDCPNDEICRDNVCVVAECQADADCGLGGTCNDGTCEYDRCQSDTDCDAGEQCADGICIPREPPACVDDRDCAMDEFCNEAGECELIAPDCVLDSDCDPGEVCIDGRCLTDVECRIDEDCGPNQVCVSNACEPAGSCQADSDCGPAERCIGGSCFFVGDCRGDDDCRPDEICNESFRCERVDSCDNISCPPDTVCQDGQCIPTSQCQIDADCPADFLCDPATGQCVPRPPQCQIDADCPGDESCVNNQCVFTGDCRSDSDCRTGEVCQNNFCTNPGGCSRDSDCPSGEECEPISRTCQPEVDCTSDADCQQGFQCIGDRCVDVRQCTSDADCPTGAVCNDFFCQPAPECRVDSDCPQGQRCDLNNCVAQSCTDANDCPPAWQCIAQRCAPPLLCQSDSDCPLPSMQCINNTCQDPTGCQSDAECPGPTSCVAGQCLPVPPANCQTDADCPSGRICEFGFCIRPPGECQFDSDCGPNERCLNYQCQFVPECSADSDCAQGESCVNGTCQSTAQCTTDSDCALGETCDSGQCVPQPGCTTDNECADGEICQNGRCGPGCRIDADCESGFECSPSSNTCEPITSQCVDDADCPTGEVCDRGVCIPSNNQCTSDADCPTGTECLAGQCKTPPACRNDSDCSSGERCDLFSGECIADTTCSTDSDCPTGQLCIGDQCSQVSGCQTDNDCPSGTECRNNVCLIAGDCQSDSDCGANERCEFQYCQPTTCQSDSDCANTFQCLANRCVLGPYCGQDSDCPNPSQCINNTCQNPGGCTADSDCPSGQYCWAGACYAIPAPECSVDADCGPNQECNYGFCQDTSVQSCRINSDCPTGELCVNGTCQSGTQCLDDGDCNFNEVCRGGQCVVP; this is encoded by the coding sequence ATGTCTCGACGTAGATTTTTACCTTTCGCATTTCTGCTCGCGCTTTTCGCGCTCTTGCTGCTCAACAGTTGCGGGCGATCGGTGCTCGGAGATCGCTGTCAAACCGACGCCGACTGTGACGCCGGAGCCCAGTGCATCGGCAACTACTGTTCGCAGCCGGTCGCGTGTATCGACTCGACCGATTGCGCCGACGGCGAGATTTGCCGCGCCGGGGTGTGCACCGTGCCGGTCGATTCGTGCACGGTCGATAGCGATTGCGACGAGGGCGAAGTCTGCGTCGACGGCGCCTGCCAGATCGACGAGGTCTGCCAGACCGACGCCGACTGTGACGAGGGCGAGGTCTGCAACGCCGACACCGGCCAGTGCGTCGGCAGCGAGTGTGAGGACGACTTCGACTGCAGCTTCGGTGAAGTCTGTGTCGACGGCGTGTGCGAAGACGACTGCGCCTGCGCGACCGACGAGGATTGCCCGTTCGGCTACGTCTGCGACGGCTGTGAATGCCGCCAGCGCGGCGAGTGCACGAGCGACCAGGATTGCGCGGACGGCGAATACTGCAACGCCGACAATATCTGCGTGGAGATCCCGCCGGAGTGCGAGATCGACGACGACTGCACCGACGGCATGATCTGCGAAGACGGAAGCTGCCGGCTCGGCTGTCGTCAAGACCGCGACTGCCCGCCCACGACCGTCTGTGAAGACGGCGTGTGCGTGGCCGAGTGCTTCGAGAACTCCGATTGTCCCAACGATGAAATCTGCCGCGACAACGTCTGCGTGGTCGCCGAGTGCCAGGCCGACGCCGACTGTGGCCTTGGTGGCACCTGTAACGACGGCACGTGCGAATACGATCGCTGCCAGAGCGACACCGACTGCGACGCCGGCGAGCAGTGCGCCGACGGGATCTGCATCCCCCGAGAGCCGCCCGCGTGCGTCGACGACCGCGACTGCGCGATGGACGAGTTCTGCAACGAGGCCGGCGAGTGCGAGTTGATCGCTCCCGATTGCGTGCTCGACAGCGATTGCGACCCCGGCGAAGTCTGCATCGATGGGCGCTGCCTGACCGACGTGGAGTGCCGCATCGACGAGGATTGTGGTCCCAATCAGGTCTGTGTGAGCAACGCCTGCGAGCCGGCGGGCTCCTGCCAGGCCGACAGCGACTGCGGCCCGGCCGAGCGCTGCATCGGTGGGAGCTGCTTCTTCGTCGGTGATTGTCGCGGCGACGACGACTGTCGCCCCGACGAGATCTGCAACGAGAGCTTCCGCTGCGAGCGCGTCGATTCGTGCGACAACATCTCTTGCCCGCCCGATACGGTCTGTCAGGACGGCCAGTGCATCCCGACCAGTCAGTGTCAGATTGACGCCGATTGCCCGGCCGACTTCCTGTGCGATCCGGCCACTGGCCAGTGCGTGCCACGTCCGCCGCAGTGCCAGATCGACGCGGATTGCCCCGGTGACGAATCGTGCGTCAACAACCAGTGCGTCTTCACCGGCGACTGCCGCAGCGACTCCGACTGTCGCACCGGCGAGGTCTGCCAGAACAACTTCTGCACCAACCCGGGCGGCTGCAGCCGTGACTCCGATTGCCCCTCCGGCGAAGAGTGTGAGCCGATCTCGCGCACCTGTCAGCCCGAGGTCGATTGCACCAGCGACGCCGACTGTCAGCAGGGCTTCCAGTGCATCGGCGACCGATGCGTCGATGTGCGCCAATGCACCAGCGACGCCGACTGCCCGACCGGCGCGGTCTGCAACGATTTCTTCTGCCAGCCTGCGCCCGAGTGCCGCGTCGACAGTGATTGCCCGCAGGGCCAGCGCTGCGACCTGAATAACTGCGTGGCCCAAAGCTGCACCGACGCCAACGACTGCCCGCCCGCCTGGCAGTGCATCGCCCAGCGCTGCGCGCCGCCGCTGTTGTGCCAGAGCGACTCGGACTGCCCGCTGCCCAGCATGCAGTGCATCAACAACACCTGCCAGGATCCCACCGGCTGCCAGAGCGACGCCGAGTGCCCCGGGCCGACCAGCTGCGTGGCTGGTCAGTGCCTGCCGGTGCCGCCGGCCAACTGCCAGACCGACGCCGACTGCCCCAGCGGGCGCATCTGTGAGTTCGGCTTCTGCATCCGTCCCCCCGGCGAGTGCCAGTTCGACAGCGACTGCGGCCCCAACGAGCGCTGCCTGAATTACCAGTGCCAGTTCGTGCCCGAGTGCAGCGCCGACAGCGATTGCGCTCAGGGCGAAAGCTGCGTCAACGGCACGTGTCAGTCCACCGCCCAGTGCACCACCGACAGCGACTGCGCGCTCGGCGAGACCTGCGACAGCGGCCAATGTGTGCCGCAGCCCGGGTGCACCACCGACAACGAGTGCGCCGACGGCGAAATCTGCCAGAACGGCCGCTGCGGGCCGGGCTGCCGCATCGACGCCGACTGTGAGTCGGGCTTCGAATGCTCTCCCAGTAGCAATACCTGCGAGCCGATCACCTCGCAGTGTGTCGACGACGCCGACTGCCCCACCGGTGAGGTCTGCGACCGCGGTGTGTGCATCCCCTCGAACAATCAGTGCACGAGCGACGCCGACTGCCCCACCGGCACCGAATGCCTGGCCGGGCAGTGCAAGACGCCGCCGGCTTGCCGAAACGACAGCGACTGCTCGAGCGGCGAACGCTGCGACTTGTTCAGCGGCGAGTGCATCGCCGACACCACCTGCTCGACCGACAGCGACTGCCCCACCGGTCAGTTGTGCATCGGCGACCAGTGCAGCCAGGTCTCCGGCTGCCAGACCGACAATGACTGCCCGTCGGGCACCGAGTGCCGCAACAACGTCTGCCTGATCGCCGGCGACTGCCAGAGCGACAGCGACTGCGGCGCCAACGAGCGCTGCGAGTTCCAGTACTGCCAGCCGACGACCTGTCAGAGTGACAGCGACTGCGCCAACACCTTCCAGTGCCTGGCCAACCGCTGCGTGCTCGGACCCTACTGTGGTCAAGACAGCGACTGCCCGAACCCGTCGCAGTGCATCAACAACACCTGTCAGAACCCGGGCGGCTGCACCGCCGACAGCGACTGCCCCTCCGGTCAGTACTGCTGGGCCGGTGCCTGCTACGCCATCCCCGCGCCCGAGTGCTCGGTCGATGCCGACTGCGGCCCCAATCAGGAGTGCAATTACGGCTTCTGCCAGGACACCTCGGTGCAGTCATGCCGCATCAACTCCGACTGCCCCACCGGCGAGTTGTGCGTCAACGGCACCTGCCAGTCGGGCACCCAGTGCCTCGACGACGGCGACTGCAACTTCAACGAAGTCTGCCGCGGCGGCCAATGCGTGGTCCCTTAA
- a CDS encoding radical SAM protein encodes MKDDQLRLTEIFYSIQGESTRAGLPCVFVRLSRCNLRCSWCDTPYSFKGGDKKSLDDIVAQVESYGCNLVEITGGEPLLQPDVHPLMTRLCDEGYEVLIETSGSLDIAPIDDRVRVIMDLKAPGSGEVEKNLWENIAELKPTDEVKIVVLDRQDFDWAVEACREHELFERVDEVHFSPVHGELDSNTLANWILEERLPVRLNLQIHKFMGVE; translated from the coding sequence ATGAAGGACGACCAGCTACGTTTAACCGAAATCTTCTACAGCATCCAAGGCGAGTCCACGCGCGCCGGGCTACCGTGCGTCTTTGTGCGGCTGTCGCGTTGCAATCTGCGCTGCTCGTGGTGCGACACCCCCTACTCGTTCAAAGGGGGCGACAAGAAGAGCCTTGACGACATCGTCGCCCAGGTCGAGAGCTACGGCTGTAACTTGGTCGAGATCACCGGCGGAGAGCCGCTACTGCAGCCCGACGTCCATCCGCTGATGACACGGTTGTGCGACGAGGGCTACGAGGTGCTCATCGAGACGTCCGGGTCGCTCGACATCGCGCCGATCGACGATCGGGTGCGCGTGATCATGGACCTGAAGGCGCCGGGCAGTGGCGAGGTGGAGAAGAACCTGTGGGAGAATATCGCCGAGCTCAAGCCGACGGATGAGGTCAAAATCGTGGTGCTCGATCGGCAGGACTTCGACTGGGCGGTCGAGGCCTGCCGCGAGCACGAGCTGTTCGAGCGTGTCGATGAGGTCCACTTCTCGCCGGTGCACGGCGAACTCGACTCGAACACGCTGGCGAATTGGATCTTGGAGGAGAGGCTTCCGGTCAGGCTGAACTTGCAGATCCACAAGTTCATGGGGGTAGAGTGA
- a CDS encoding HU family DNA-binding protein codes for MTKSELIEVVAERIDIPKNRAYDVVNAIFDAMKDALLQEDRIELRGFGSFSIREYDARVGRNPRTGEEVFVDAKKSVHFKVGKELRERVDVLNEYN; via the coding sequence ATGACCAAATCCGAACTTATCGAAGTTGTTGCCGAGCGCATCGATATCCCCAAAAACCGCGCCTATGACGTGGTCAATGCAATTTTTGATGCGATGAAGGACGCGCTGCTCCAGGAAGACCGTATCGAGCTGCGCGGCTTTGGAAGCTTCTCGATCCGCGAGTACGACGCCCGCGTGGGTCGCAATCCGCGCACCGGCGAAGAGGTCTTCGTCGACGCCAAGAAGTCAGTGCATTTCAAGGTGGGCAAGGAACTGCGCGAGCGCGTCGACGTCCTCAACGAGTACAACTGA
- a CDS encoding FHA domain-containing protein: MDEGKLASQALSGPSEGKGPDDSDDGIKMKGRFRNPVSDRLDLGSNVTDDEDAISQMAKRFRGPGAALSEVDEAPSLDSQDEPDPNISDDELQNFLLDALDSQDEPDEGYVLEEVDETVDTEQPIDQTDRMVDPPVVQPATTAKSPQSDAQGIVCSSCHASNPPGMRFCVQCGGSLKSAAKAPSGAKSPEPQRQPPPPSAAAKQENPWDVHLVSINEDGSDGISIPLEFLETTLGRDGDTRFPTDAFLSPKHARLHIENGDLYIEDLYSLNGTFLKLRDEVRLTPGDSFLMGRQVLRFERFEQSITPKTKSSDGTRYMGSPAPGGNYKILQIGIGNVVQNVYCLPESGAVLGREKGDIIFPHDKFMSSRHAQIYTGEDGQCYLVDLNSSNGTWTKLWEKTQLENGDYIFMGQQLFRVHVGKKK, translated from the coding sequence GTGGACGAGGGAAAATTGGCCTCACAGGCTTTGTCGGGACCGAGCGAGGGGAAGGGCCCCGACGACTCCGATGACGGTATCAAGATGAAGGGGAGATTCCGCAACCCGGTCTCCGACAGACTCGATCTCGGCTCGAACGTGACCGACGACGAAGACGCGATCTCCCAGATGGCCAAGCGCTTTCGGGGGCCTGGCGCCGCTCTGTCCGAGGTCGACGAGGCCCCTAGCCTCGACAGCCAGGACGAGCCCGATCCCAACATCTCGGACGACGAGCTGCAAAACTTTTTGCTCGACGCCCTCGACAGCCAAGATGAGCCCGACGAGGGCTACGTGCTCGAAGAGGTCGACGAGACCGTCGATACCGAGCAGCCGATCGACCAGACCGATCGTATGGTCGATCCCCCCGTCGTCCAGCCGGCGACGACCGCCAAGAGCCCGCAGAGCGATGCGCAGGGCATCGTGTGCTCGTCTTGCCACGCCAGCAACCCGCCTGGCATGCGCTTTTGCGTGCAGTGCGGCGGCAGCCTCAAGAGCGCTGCCAAGGCCCCCAGTGGCGCCAAAAGCCCCGAGCCCCAACGCCAGCCGCCGCCCCCCTCCGCGGCAGCCAAGCAGGAGAACCCCTGGGACGTCCACCTCGTGTCGATCAACGAGGACGGCTCCGACGGGATCTCCATTCCGCTCGAGTTTTTGGAGACCACGCTCGGCCGAGACGGCGACACCCGGTTTCCCACCGACGCCTTTCTGAGCCCGAAGCACGCTCGACTACACATCGAGAACGGCGATCTGTACATCGAAGATCTCTACAGCCTCAACGGCACCTTCCTGAAGCTTCGTGACGAGGTGCGCCTGACGCCCGGCGACTCCTTCTTGATGGGTCGCCAGGTGCTGCGCTTCGAGCGCTTCGAGCAGTCGATCACCCCCAAGACCAAATCGTCCGACGGCACCCGCTACATGGGCAGCCCGGCCCCGGGTGGCAACTACAAGATCTTGCAGATTGGCATCGGAAACGTCGTCCAGAACGTGTACTGCCTGCCCGAATCGGGCGCGGTGCTCGGACGTGAGAAAGGCGACATCATCTTTCCGCACGACAAGTTCATGTCGAGTCGACACGCTCAGATCTATACGGGCGAGGACGGCCAGTGCTACTTGGTCGATCTCAACTCCTCGAACGGCACTTGGACCAAGCTCTGGGAGAAGACGCAGCTGGAGAACGGCGACTACATCTTTATGGGTCAGCAGCTCTTCCGCGTTCACGTCGGTAAAAAGAAGTAG
- the rpmB gene encoding 50S ribosomal protein L28, whose amino-acid sequence MSRKCKLTNKKPLVGNKVSHANNRTKMRQQPNLKKKRIYIPEEDRWVRVKLSARALRTVSKKGLLAFLKDKGLRLKDVLA is encoded by the coding sequence ATGTCGCGCAAATGTAAATTGACGAACAAGAAGCCGCTGGTTGGCAACAAAGTCTCGCACGCCAACAACCGCACGAAAATGCGGCAGCAGCCGAACCTCAAAAAGAAGCGTATCTACATCCCCGAAGAGGATCGCTGGGTGCGTGTCAAGCTGTCGGCGCGCGCGCTGCGCACCGTCTCCAAGAAAGGCCTGCTCGCCTTCTTGAAGGACAAAGGCCTGCGTCTGAAGGACGTGTTGGCTTAA
- a CDS encoding GAF domain-containing protein, with the protein MNEDLVHSDLAPSTVRARANSTDSREALLAWLSRPKTSLEDTIRELSSEQLTRLLEEIGEVLRQQEAKFTCMQEIGSALGQTIQLDELLHLIMEKITRLMEAQRSTLFLVDDETGELWSKVAQGGVDTEIRLQAGQGLAGWVAMTGKSINVRDAYNDPRFNPDVDAQTGYKTRNMLCQPVRNQEGHIIGVVQVLNRNSGDFTIQDENLLSAIASQTAVAIENSKLYLSVVDKNIELRRTQKELEKKVNELDLLYEVERELSRALDLDDLIETITQKALDLISARASALTLREDDHNRMYVLVDRSPKISDRQWEFSTSVISCGRGIAGKVIESGDPFVCDMGNCGVVSEAASYEIGFEVHNVISVPLFDDDECIGALEVMNRFHDAPEDGDEPRSGFTEDDKKILTLIAGQIAAAVATRRHRQEQEKAERLATIGQMLTGVVHDLKNPIAVISGNVQLMAKADDREKRDEYAASIKKQFKHLNQMTRELLVFARGDTEITVDEVILSEFFAEVGELLRHELSDTDVEFRTRLDYEGKACFDSGKMKRTIVNLARNAAEAMTDGGVFEMSVDRNEETGELVFACRDTGPGIPEEIRTTLFDSFVTKGKKHGTGLGLAIVKKIVEEHGGEITFETEIGKGTTFYISLPQSD; encoded by the coding sequence ATGAACGAGGACCTCGTACACAGCGACCTCGCCCCCTCGACGGTGCGAGCCCGTGCCAACAGCACGGACAGCCGTGAGGCGCTCTTGGCCTGGCTGAGTCGGCCCAAGACTAGCCTCGAGGACACGATCCGCGAGCTCTCCTCCGAGCAGCTCACCCGCCTTCTCGAAGAGATTGGGGAAGTGCTTCGCCAGCAAGAGGCGAAATTTACCTGCATGCAGGAGATCGGCAGCGCGCTGGGCCAGACGATCCAGCTCGACGAGCTGTTGCACCTGATCATGGAGAAGATCACCCGGTTGATGGAAGCCCAGCGCTCGACCCTGTTTTTGGTCGACGATGAGACCGGTGAGCTGTGGAGCAAGGTCGCCCAGGGGGGCGTCGACACCGAGATCCGCCTGCAGGCGGGTCAGGGCTTGGCCGGTTGGGTCGCGATGACCGGCAAGAGCATCAACGTGCGCGACGCCTACAACGATCCGCGTTTCAACCCCGACGTCGACGCTCAGACCGGCTACAAGACGCGCAACATGCTGTGCCAGCCGGTGCGCAACCAAGAGGGCCACATCATCGGGGTCGTCCAGGTGCTCAACCGAAACTCGGGCGATTTCACCATTCAGGATGAAAATCTGCTCAGCGCGATCGCCAGCCAGACGGCGGTCGCCATCGAGAACAGCAAGCTGTACCTGTCGGTGGTCGACAAGAATATCGAACTTCGGCGCACCCAAAAGGAGCTCGAAAAGAAGGTCAACGAGCTCGATCTGCTCTACGAAGTCGAGCGCGAGTTGAGCCGCGCGCTCGATCTCGACGATCTCATCGAGACGATCACCCAAAAGGCGCTCGACCTGATCTCGGCGCGCGCCTCGGCGCTGACCCTCCGCGAGGACGACCACAACCGCATGTATGTGCTCGTCGATCGCTCCCCGAAGATCAGCGATCGCCAGTGGGAGTTCTCCACCAGCGTCATCTCGTGTGGCCGCGGCATCGCCGGTAAGGTCATCGAGTCGGGCGATCCCTTCGTGTGCGACATGGGCAACTGCGGAGTGGTCTCCGAGGCGGCCAGCTACGAGATCGGCTTCGAGGTGCACAACGTCATCTCGGTGCCGCTATTCGATGACGACGAGTGCATCGGCGCCCTCGAGGTGATGAACCGCTTCCACGACGCGCCCGAGGACGGCGACGAGCCCCGAAGCGGGTTCACTGAGGACGACAAAAAGATCCTGACGCTGATCGCCGGCCAGATCGCCGCGGCGGTCGCCACACGCCGGCACCGCCAGGAGCAAGAGAAGGCCGAGCGTCTGGCCACCATCGGCCAGATGCTCACCGGTGTGGTCCATGATCTCAAAAACCCGATCGCGGTCATCTCCGGCAACGTGCAGTTGATGGCCAAGGCCGACGATCGTGAAAAGCGCGACGAGTACGCCGCCAGCATCAAAAAGCAGTTCAAGCACCTCAACCAGATGACGCGCGAGTTGCTCGTCTTTGCCCGCGGTGACACCGAGATCACCGTCGATGAGGTCATCTTGAGCGAGTTTTTCGCCGAGGTCGGCGAATTGCTGCGCCACGAACTCTCCGACACCGACGTCGAATTTCGCACCCGCCTCGATTACGAGGGCAAAGCGTGCTTCGACAGCGGCAAGATGAAGCGCACGATCGTCAACCTGGCTCGAAACGCCGCCGAGGCGATGACCGACGGCGGCGTCTTCGAGATGTCGGTCGATCGGAATGAGGAGACCGGCGAGTTGGTTTTCGCCTGCCGTGACACCGGTCCGGGTATCCCCGAGGAGATCCGCACCACGCTGTTCGACTCGTTCGTCACCAAAGGTAAAAAACACGGCACCGGCCTGGGCTTGGCGATCGTCAAAAAGATCGTCGAAGAGCACGGCGGTGAGATCACCTTCGAGACTGAAATAGGCAAAGGAACGACGTTCTATATCTCTTTGCCCCAATCCGACTGA
- a CDS encoding tetratricopeptide repeat protein produces the protein MPKLRYFVTPLALSIALTGGCKYTGGDDPSADQQPSAPAKDDPAEQDPAEQDPAEQDPAREPGSEAKADESAEAQADDATAKEDPNGLGEGTDVQRRLMAKAKQAFLTEDLDRAEELFGALVKTEPVSGPQVSGAIALAQIYNETDRPEKALELYDQLAERVDDIPEVQLVIARAFAQQGESTRAIEAYKKLLATQPDYVFALLELGQIYSDAGREEEATKTLYKYEKKIYALAQQLESAETEPAERIRILDVFSLVSDDRATEAVVKSLGAKEPQVRQKAATVLGETGAGEAKKVLEQVSINDPHMGVRMAAKDALKRLEKLGTESGEQIGPSFVEDENQIPTE, from the coding sequence ATGCCCAAGCTTCGCTACTTCGTCACCCCGCTGGCCCTGTCGATCGCCCTGACGGGCGGCTGCAAATACACCGGCGGCGACGATCCTTCCGCCGATCAGCAGCCAAGCGCGCCCGCCAAGGACGACCCCGCCGAGCAAGATCCCGCCGAGCAAGATCCCGCCGAGCAAGACCCGGCTCGGGAGCCCGGTTCCGAGGCAAAAGCCGACGAATCGGCGGAGGCCCAGGCGGACGACGCGACGGCAAAAGAAGATCCCAACGGCCTCGGCGAGGGTACCGACGTCCAACGACGGCTCATGGCCAAGGCGAAGCAGGCCTTTTTGACCGAGGATCTCGACCGCGCCGAAGAATTGTTCGGGGCGTTGGTCAAAACCGAGCCCGTCTCCGGCCCGCAAGTCTCCGGGGCGATCGCGCTCGCTCAGATCTACAACGAAACCGACCGTCCCGAGAAAGCGCTGGAGTTGTACGACCAGCTCGCCGAGCGCGTCGACGATATCCCCGAGGTCCAGCTGGTCATCGCCCGTGCGTTCGCCCAGCAGGGCGAGTCGACCCGGGCCATCGAGGCCTACAAAAAACTCCTCGCCACCCAACCCGATTATGTGTTCGCGCTGCTCGAGCTCGGCCAGATCTATTCGGACGCGGGGCGCGAGGAAGAAGCGACCAAGACGCTCTACAAATACGAAAAGAAGATCTACGCGCTCGCGCAGCAGCTCGAGAGCGCCGAGACAGAGCCCGCCGAGCGGATCCGTATTCTCGATGTCTTTTCGCTGGTGAGTGACGATCGCGCCACCGAAGCGGTGGTCAAATCGCTGGGGGCCAAGGAGCCTCAGGTGCGCCAGAAGGCGGCCACCGTGCTCGGCGAGACGGGCGCCGGGGAGGCCAAAAAGGTGCTCGAGCAGGTCTCCATCAACGACCCGCATATGGGCGTGCGCATGGCCGCCAAAGATGCGCTCAAGAGACTCGAAAAGCTCGGCACCGAGAGCGGAGAGCAGATCGGGCCGAGCTTCGTCGAGGATGAGAACCAGATTCCCACCGAGTAA
- a CDS encoding AgmX/PglI C-terminal domain-containing protein gives MRYSVLVPSLLLALGVSASASAESKVYNWPDSDMPVLVENDSGLIFITNEKRPHRVYTWKARNDGDADNLYLVDLDGDQSYEVVGAGKPTFVLKTNSDPMWQLEKGCDQTIVADFVADDKLDLLCQNSKAMKVYTYDGQFVWELSLGRRIDHCRAGDYNGDLKADLECKYRGMNKWARIDAAGEVLAKELAEPEIAEDAVDLSEASPVELSDAVKKAAKGAEIDGEVQAGLQKDLDGDGKTETVAVTDKSIFIISADGKTKEKFAASAKKYSRKPFAKLNSVYANNFADNQKAQEVVNGLQDKLSKCYASRVRRNRFTGTGQLILTVNVNEKGKVSAVNKLHSAINDKKVENCAKKVLKRGDFPKAEGGTGTINVNMKYTFRDE, from the coding sequence ATGCGTTACTCGGTCCTTGTTCCGTCTCTCCTGCTCGCCCTGGGCGTCTCTGCGTCGGCCTCGGCCGAATCCAAGGTCTACAACTGGCCCGACAGCGACATGCCCGTGCTGGTCGAGAACGACTCGGGGCTCATTTTCATCACCAACGAGAAGCGCCCCCACCGTGTGTACACTTGGAAGGCGCGCAACGATGGCGACGCAGACAACCTCTATCTGGTCGACCTCGACGGCGACCAGTCCTACGAGGTCGTGGGCGCCGGCAAGCCGACGTTTGTGCTCAAGACCAACAGCGACCCGATGTGGCAGCTCGAGAAGGGCTGCGATCAGACGATCGTGGCCGATTTCGTGGCCGACGACAAACTCGACCTGTTGTGTCAGAACAGCAAGGCGATGAAGGTCTACACCTACGACGGCCAGTTCGTCTGGGAACTGTCCCTGGGCCGACGCATCGACCACTGCCGCGCCGGTGACTACAACGGCGACCTCAAAGCCGACCTCGAGTGCAAATACCGCGGCATGAACAAGTGGGCGCGCATCGACGCCGCCGGTGAAGTCCTTGCCAAGGAACTCGCCGAGCCCGAGATTGCCGAAGACGCCGTCGACCTGAGCGAAGCCAGCCCGGTCGAGCTGTCCGACGCGGTCAAGAAAGCCGCCAAGGGCGCCGAAATCGACGGCGAGGTCCAGGCCGGCCTGCAGAAAGACCTCGACGGTGACGGCAAAACCGAGACCGTGGCGGTGACCGACAAGTCGATCTTCATCATCAGCGCCGATGGCAAGACCAAAGAGAAGTTTGCCGCGTCGGCCAAAAAGTACAGCCGCAAACCCTTCGCCAAGCTCAACAGCGTCTACGCCAACAACTTCGCTGACAACCAGAAGGCCCAAGAGGTCGTCAACGGCCTGCAGGACAAGCTGTCCAAGTGCTACGCCAGCCGCGTGCGCCGCAACCGCTTCACCGGCACCGGCCAGCTCATCTTGACGGTCAACGTCAATGAAAAGGGCAAGGTCAGCGCGGTCAACAAGCTGCACTCGGCGATCAACGACAAGAAGGTCGAGAATTGCGCCAAGAAGGTCTTGAAGCGCGGTGACTTTCCGAAGGCCGAAGGGGGCACCGGCACGATCAACGTGAACATGAAGTACACGTTTCGGGACGAGTAA